In one Amaranthus tricolor cultivar Red isolate AtriRed21 chromosome 8, ASM2621246v1, whole genome shotgun sequence genomic region, the following are encoded:
- the LOC130821542 gene encoding uncharacterized protein LOC130821542, whose protein sequence is MRQARAYNSVVASWKKEGSNKIGGIVNNRAPSQGKGRVFLMNEALAEENGVVITGYLNVFSMPTFTFFDTGATYSFVFREFSKKLKLYLTISEFEVTITLPIGETIRCNAYFCDCPIIISGVEFFADCFVLYLGEFDIVLGMDWPKRYKAGFNCAQQKVTVRNKIKHRVSCTEIKLKSSIQIISAVKAAKHLEKDELPGMPPDRELDFLIDLVLGPAPISKALYRMALVELKELKGQLEELLQKGYIRPNDILVYSKTKEEHTVHLRKVSSLLRHNELYAKLHKCEFWLDTVSILGHVVSKDGVVVDP, encoded by the exons ATGCGGCAAGCAAGGGCATACAATTCAGTTGTTGCAAGCTGGAAAAAAGAA GGAAGCAATAAGATTGGAGGAATTGTAAACAATCGAGCTCCTTCACAAGGCAAAGGACGAGTTTTCTTGATGAATGAGGCTCTAGCTGAAGAAAATGGTGTTGTGATTACTGGCTATCTCAATGTATTTTCAATGCCTACTTTTACTTTCTTCGATACTGGTGCAACATATTCTTTTGTGTTCCGAGAATTTtcaaagaaattgaaattatatttaacCATTAGTGAGTTTGAGGTAACAATAACCCTTCCTATAGGAGAAACAATTAGGTGCAACGCGTACTTTTGTGATTGTCCTATTATTATTAGTGGTGTAGAGTTTTTCGCAGATTGTTTTGTGCTGTACCTTGGAGAATTTGACAtcgttttggggatggattggccAAAGAGGTATAAGGCTGGTTTTAATTGTGCACAACAGAAAGTGACAGTTAGAAACAAAATAAAGCATAGAGTTTCTTGTACAGAAATTAAACTAAAGTCGAGCATTCAAATAATCTCAGCAGTGAAAGCAGCTAAACATCTTGAAAAGG ATGAGCTACCTGGGATGCCTCCCGATAGAGAGTTAGATTTCTTAATCGATTTAGTATTAGGCCCTGCTCCAATATCTAAAGCCCTATATCGTATGGCTCTAGTAGAATTAAAAGAGTTAAAGGGACAATTGGAAGAATTGTTACAAAAGGGGTACATACGCCCAA ATGATATCCTAGTTTACTCTAAGACGAAGGAAGAGCATACAGTGCATTTGAGAAAAGTGTCGAGTTTATTAAGACATAATGAGCTGTATGCTAAGCTCCACAAATGTGAGTTTTGGTTGGATACAGTTTCCATTTTAGGCCATGTGGTGTCAAAAGACGGTGTTGTAGTGGATCCCTAA